The following proteins are co-located in the Eleginops maclovinus isolate JMC-PN-2008 ecotype Puerto Natales chromosome 1, JC_Emac_rtc_rv5, whole genome shotgun sequence genome:
- the si:dkey-70p6.1 gene encoding LOW QUALITY PROTEIN: rho GTPase-activating protein 17 (The sequence of the model RefSeq protein was modified relative to this genomic sequence to represent the inferred CDS: inserted 1 base in 1 codon), which yields MASMQDGLNFTAPPYGKVLLLGAIAAASAFVVTILIVVLCVGCQRKGKTHNVSNEGGKHRLMDMGILRQSKLRSIKASKKKRSPVLDLLLLPGRSNSDXRSQGRQLPQIPPGTGEDGDHTYSEVGRGSSATRTDDALYAMVGRAGQTDTPAPPAVPANTPAPPDPDGDVEGGLPDPEVMPPPHPPETAEYACVRKLRKADKAPQKRDSGTDMAEPPVPPPRHPPPTHPAPPPPHPHSTKLPRRNQDAFNVPAFPKEVMFMGNGEQYIWKPPEEDEMLGHQNKALGTLGAHTVENTQPSAAVVAEMYSKVCKPGKKKRAVPGSPPGNPGFRTLGRGDRDRDRDGGFSVVVKPQTWALQEGKAIGGALDDHCYESIGTEECELAYENLEAGWKRERPPNTCATLRPRRKKSQQPLQQQQPPPPPPTQQTPQLQHLPAKALLLPGENLYESIGDLKQGSATSSTTTIFTFNDGMEMYVTGL from the exons ATGGCCTCCATGCAGGACGGGCTGAACTTCACGGCTCCTCCCTACGgcaaagtgctgctgctgggcgCCATCGCCGCCGCCTCCGCCTTCGTCGTCACCATCCTCATCGTGGTGCTGTGTGTGGGCTGCCAgcg GAAGGGAAAGACGCACAATGTTTCCAACGAGGGTGGAAAACACCGTCTCATGGACATG ggtatACTCCGGCAGTCCAAGCTGCGCTCCATCA AGGCttctaaaaagaaaaggtcCCCAGT TCTGGACCTTCTGCTGCTGCCCGGCAGGTCTAACTCTG TTCGTTCTCAAGGCAGGCAGCTCCCCCAGATCCCCCCCGGGACTGGAGAGGACGGGGATCACACTTACTCAGAGGTGGGCCGGGGCTCCTCTGCCACTCGTACTGACGATGCCCTGTACGCCATGGTAGGCAGGGCGGGGCAGACGGACACCCCGGCCCCCCCCGCCGTCCCCGCTAACACCCCGGCGCCTCCGGACCCGGACGGCGACGTGGAGGGTGGGCTGCCCGACCCCGAGGTCATgccccctcctcaccctccgGAGACGGCCGAGTACGCCTGCGTGCGGAAGCTGAGGAAGGCCGACAAGGCGCCGCAGAAGAGGGACAGCGGGACGGACATGGCGGAGCCACCGGTGCCGCCACCGAGACACCCGCCGCCGACTCACCCGGCGCCTCCCCCGCCTCACCCCCACAGCACCAAGTTGCCCCGCCGGAACCAGGACGCCTTCAACGTGCCCGCCTTCCCAAAG GAGGTGATGTTTATGGGCAACGGAGAGCAGTACATCTGGAAGCCTCCGGAGGAAGATGAGATGCTCGGGCACCAAAATAAAGCCCTGGGAACGCTGGGTGCTCACACGGTGGAGAATACACAGCCGTCTGCTGCTGTG GTGGCTGAGATGTACTCCAAGGTATGTAAACctgggaagaagaagagggcgGTGCCGGGGTCTCCTCCAGGAAATCCTGGCTTCCGGACCTTGGGTCGTGGAGACCGGGATCGGGATCGGGACGGCGGGTTCAGCGTTGTGGTCAAACCGCAGACATGGGCCCTGCAGGAGGGCAAGGCCATCGGGGGGGCGCTGGACGACCACTGCTACGAGTCCATCGGGACGGAGGAGTGCGAGCTGGCCTACGAGAACCTGGAGGCAGGCTGGAAGAGAGAGAGGCCGCCCAACACCTGCGCCACCCTGCGGCCGCGGAGGAAGAAATCCCAGCAGcctttgcagcagcagcagcctcctccCCCCCCGCCCACGCAGCAGACCCCCCAGCTGCAGCACCTGCCTGCCAAAGCCCTGCTGCTGCCGGGGGAGAACCTGTACGAGAGCATCGGAGACCTGAAGCAGGGCTCGGCCACCTCCAGCACCACCACCATCTTCACCTTCAACGACGGCATGGAGATGTACGTGACCGGGCTCTGA